DNA from Agathobaculum sp. NTUH-O15-33:
GGTTTGCTCGGCACCGCATCCCGCGCAGTAACCGGAAAAAGCGCCATGCCGCTGCTTGAAGGATTGCTGATCGAAGCGGAAAATGGCGAGCTCACCATTACCGGCTACGACCTTTCCATGGGCATACGAACCACGGCGGAAGCCGATATTGTGGAACCCGGCCGCATTGTACTGAATGCAAGACTGTTTTTCGATATCGTCCGCAAGCTGCCGACCGACGCGGTCTATCTCGAAACCGACGACAAGCTGCTCACCACAATCAAGTGCGGCCGTTCGGTATTCAACCTGATCGCGACCGAAGCGGACGAATACCCCGCGTTGGCCGAAGTTTCAAACGACACCGGCTTTACCCTGCCGCAGGCGATCCTCAAGAGCATGATCGCGCAAACGATCTTTTCCGTTTCCGATAACGAATCCAAACCGATCCACACCGGCTGCCTGTTTGAACTCGAACCCGGCCAACTAAACGTGGTCGCCGTGGACGGCTATCGGCTCTCCGTGCGGCGCGAGCGCATCGATAGTATTTCCGGGGCCATGAAATTCGTGGTGCCGGGCGCCTCGCTGCGCGAGATCGAACGCATTTTGACCGAGGAGGACGGCACGGTCGACATTTTCCCCGATCGCAAGAACATTTTGTTCCGCATTGGCTCCACCACGCTGATTACCCGCCTGATCGACGGCGAATTTCTCAATTACCGCGCGGCCATCCCCGCGGAATTTGAGCATAACGTGACCGTGGACCGGCACGAGCTGATCACCTGTATCGAACGCGTTTCTCTGATCGTTTCCGAAAAGCTGAAAAACCCTGTCCGCTTCCACTTTGACGGCAGCTTTGTGCAGCTTTCCTGCATCACCGCGATTGGCAAGAGCTATGACGAATGCGCAATAGACGGCGAGGTAAGCGATCTGGAGATCGGTTTCAATAACCGCTACATGCTCGAAGCGCTGCGCGCAGCGGGCGAGGATACCGTGCGCCTGTCGCTCAAAGGCTCGCTCAATCCGGTGGTTGTGACGCCGCTGGAAGGCGACGCTTACACCTATCTGGTCCTTCCGGTGAGGCTGAAAGCCAATGATTGAACTGGAGATCCGTGAAGAGTATATTAAGCTCGATTCGTTTCTAAAGCTGGCAAACCTTGTTTCCTCCGGCGGCGAAGCAAAGATCCGCATCGCCGAAGGCGAGGTGCTGGTCAACGGAACACCCTGCCTACAGCGCGGGAAAAAGCTGCGTCCGGGCGATACGGTATGCATGGACGGTCAGGAAGCCCGTGTGAAAGAGAAAATATGAAGCTGATTACGCTGAATTTGCAAAATTTTCGCAATTATACCGAAGAAAAGTTTGTTTTCGATCCGTCGGTCAATCTGATTTGCGGCGAAAACGGACAGGGAAAGACCAACCTTCTCGAAGCGGTGGCCGCCCTTTCCACGATGCGCCTGTTCCGTACGGCGCAAAAGCGGGAAGGGCTGCGCTTTGACGCGGATTTCGCCAAAATATTGGCCGAAGTAGAGGCGCAGCACCGTGATTTTTCGCTCGATCTGCGCTTTTCCCGCGTAAAACCGATGGAGATCTACAAAAACGGCGTGCGTCAAAAGCGGCAGTCCGATGTGCAAGGACTTTTTAAAACTGTTTTATTCTGCCCGGAGGATCTTTCTTTGGTACGGCAGGGCGCGGCGGCGCGGCGGCGTTTTTTAGATACCGCGCTTTGCCAGCTTCGGCCTAATTACGCGCGCTGTCTGGAAGAATACCACCGCCTGCACGAACATAAAATACGTATTCTGCGGGATAGCGAGCAAAATCCCTCCCTCCTCTCACTGTGGGAGGATTTTTCGCTTCGTATGGCCAAATTCGGCGCGCATATCATCCGTTACCGCGCCTATTATTGCAAGAAATTGCTCGCCGCTTCGGCCGAGCTGCACCGGGCGATTGCGCCGCAGGAGGAGCTATCCGGTGAATATCAGACCGTTAAGACCGTGACCGATCCGTTTGCCACGGCCTCTGTCATCGAGCAGCAGCTGATCGAGCATGTGTTATCCCATAAAACGGCGGAAATCAAGGCGAGAAGCTGTCTTTCCGGACCCCATAAGGACGATCTGGTCATGCTTCTGAACGGCCGCAGCGCGTCGGCTTACGGCTCGCAGGGGCAGGTGCGTACCTGCACGCTGTCGCTCAAGCTGGCCGAGCGTGAATTATTCAACGGAGAGGACGGGGAATACCCGGTTTTGCTGCTGGACGACGTGCTTTCCGAGCTGGACCGTCGCCGGCAGGACTTTGTTTTGAACCATATTTCCGGCGGTCAGGTGCTGATCACCTGCTGTGAGGACGGAATATCTGAAAAACTGCACGCCGGCGCAGTATTTCCCATAGAAAACGGCAAAATTATTTAAGTTTATCCCAGTTTTTTATACACAAGCTGGGGAAAAAGTGGTATAATAAGATTAATTAGAAATTAGGAGTTAGGAATTAGGAGCTGAAGGAAACGCACGGGAGCGCATTTTTAAATTGCCGCTCAGCGGCATACATTATTTTAACTCCTACTTCCTAACTTCTAACTCCTAATTAAAAAATCGGAGATTTTTTAATGTATTTGCATTTGGGTCAGGATTATGTAGTGCCGCTCCGGCAGGTTACCTGTGTGTTCGATATGGACACCGCGACCGCGTCAAAATGGACGCAGAAGCTGGTACGCCGCCTGCAGGAAGAAGGGCGCATCATCGAGCTGTACGAGGATCTGCCCCGTGCGGCCGTTTTGTGTGTGGGAGAGCTTGGCGAGTATCTGTACCTGACCGAGCTTTCTTCGCGCGCCCTGCAACGAAGAGTAGAAAAAAGATTTGCGATCTAACGGATCCCCGCGCCTGCCCCCAGTAGTTTTGCCACCGAAAGGATTTTTATGAGTATGAGTGAAGAAATCAAAGACGAGATGCTTGATCTAACCGTGACCGAAGCATACGACGAAAACCAAATTCAGGTGCTCGAAGGCCTGGAAGCCGTGCGTAAGCGCCCCGGTATGTACATCGGTTCTACCTCGGCGAGAGGTTTGCATCATCTGGTGTACGAGATCGTAGACAACTCGATCGATGAAGCGCTCGCGGGCTATTGTACGCATATCGAAGTAACGATCGAAAAGGGAGATATCATCCGCGTGCAGGATAATGGCCGCGGTATTCCCTGCGGCATCCATCCGCAGATGGGCATTCCCACGCTGGAGGTCGTTTTGACCGTACTGCATGCGGGCGGCAAGTTCGACGGCTCTGGCTACAAGGTATCGGGCGGCTTGCACGGCGTCGGTTCGTCTGTTGTGAACGCGCTGTCCGATTGGATGGAAGCCGAAGTGCGCGACGGCAAGGAAAAGCACTTTATGCGCTTTGAACGCGGCGTTACCGCGAAAAAGATGGAATCCGTGCCCTGCGAAAGCGAAACCGGCACCACCATCCGCTTCCATGCCGATCCTGAAATTTTTGAAACCACCGATTATGATTACGATACGCTGGAAAAGCGGCTGCGCGAGCAGGCGTTTTTAAACGCGGGCATCCGCA
Protein-coding regions in this window:
- the remB gene encoding extracellular matrix regulator RemB, whose amino-acid sequence is MYLHLGQDYVVPLRQVTCVFDMDTATASKWTQKLVRRLQEEGRIIELYEDLPRAAVLCVGELGEYLYLTELSSRALQRRVEKRFAI
- a CDS encoding RNA-binding S4 domain-containing protein, which encodes MIELEIREEYIKLDSFLKLANLVSSGGEAKIRIAEGEVLVNGTPCLQRGKKLRPGDTVCMDGQEARVKEKI
- the dnaN gene encoding DNA polymerase III subunit beta, which codes for MKFSCEKETLLGLLGTASRAVTGKSAMPLLEGLLIEAENGELTITGYDLSMGIRTTAEADIVEPGRIVLNARLFFDIVRKLPTDAVYLETDDKLLTTIKCGRSVFNLIATEADEYPALAEVSNDTGFTLPQAILKSMIAQTIFSVSDNESKPIHTGCLFELEPGQLNVVAVDGYRLSVRRERIDSISGAMKFVVPGASLREIERILTEEDGTVDIFPDRKNILFRIGSTTLITRLIDGEFLNYRAAIPAEFEHNVTVDRHELITCIERVSLIVSEKLKNPVRFHFDGSFVQLSCITAIGKSYDECAIDGEVSDLEIGFNNRYMLEALRAAGEDTVRLSLKGSLNPVVVTPLEGDAYTYLVLPVRLKAND
- the recF gene encoding DNA replication/repair protein RecF (All proteins in this family for which functions are known are DNA-binding proteins that assist the filamentation of RecA onto DNA for the initiation of recombination or recombinational repair.) — its product is MKLITLNLQNFRNYTEEKFVFDPSVNLICGENGQGKTNLLEAVAALSTMRLFRTAQKREGLRFDADFAKILAEVEAQHRDFSLDLRFSRVKPMEIYKNGVRQKRQSDVQGLFKTVLFCPEDLSLVRQGAAARRRFLDTALCQLRPNYARCLEEYHRLHEHKIRILRDSEQNPSLLSLWEDFSLRMAKFGAHIIRYRAYYCKKLLAASAELHRAIAPQEELSGEYQTVKTVTDPFATASVIEQQLIEHVLSHKTAEIKARSCLSGPHKDDLVMLLNGRSASAYGSQGQVRTCTLSLKLAERELFNGEDGEYPVLLLDDVLSELDRRRQDFVLNHISGGQVLITCCEDGISEKLHAGAVFPIENGKII